The nucleotide window ACCGCGCCCTCTTCCTCGGGTCTCGGCTCGCGCGCGAGCAAGGCCTGGAGCGCATCGCGGACGGCGCGGCCCTCGAAGAGCACCGCCGACACCTGTTCGCAGATGGGCATCGACACGCCCTTGGCGCGGGCGAGGGTGAGGGCGGAGGCGACGGTGCGTACGCCCTCCGCGATCATGGGCGTCGCGCCCTCGACCTCGGCCAGGCTCCGGCCCCGCGCCATGGCCAGGCCGAGCGCATGATTGCGACTCTGGGTACCCGTGCAGGTCAGCACGAGGTCTCCCAGGCCGGCCAGCCCCGACAGCGTGGCCGGTCGGCCGCCCAACGCCAAGGCGAGCCGGCCTATCTCGGCCAGCCCGCGCGTGATGAGGGCGGCGCGGGCATTCTCGCCGAGCTCGAGTCCGTCGCTCAGTCCGGTGGCGATGGCCATGACGTTCTTGAGCGCCCCGCCGATCTCGACGCCGACGACATCGCCATTGGTGTAGAGCCGCAGCCCGGGGGCGGTCAGCTTCGCCTGAAGCTCGCCCGCCGCGGAGGCACTCGCCGAGGCGACGACGAGTGCGGTGGGGCG belongs to Candidatus Methylomirabilota bacterium and includes:
- a CDS encoding NAD(P)H-dependent glycerol-3-phosphate dehydrogenase — encoded protein: MTGAAVIGAGSWGTALAAHLARLGIPTRLWARDAALARSIAIARENARYLPGMRLPDLVELTGDRDEALAGADLIVVAVPSHFLRGALAPMAPAMGPRAILLSATKGLELGSALRMSEVLSQIAPDRTVAVLSGPSFAREVVLGRPTALVVASASASAAGELQAKLTAPGLRLYTNGDVVGVEIGGALKNVMAIATGLSDGLELGENARAALITRGLAEIGRLALALGGRPATLSGLAGLGDLVLTCTGTQSRNHALGLAMARGRSLAEVEGATPMIAEGVRTVASALTLARAKGVSMPICEQVSAVLFEGRAVRDALQALLAREPRPEEEGAVRA